The Ketobacter sp. MCCC 1A13808 genome includes a window with the following:
- a CDS encoding TOBE domain-containing protein: MPNRNLSKLHGTLLLLNEEQQSFADAQILLLQAIHECGSISKAAKQIGISYKTAWDRIDAMNNMSGQPLVVRSVGGAQGGGTALTSLGKQTVAGFIAVQAELDAFIQRIGAQLHSIEDLANFVRSGFVKTSARNQFRGEVSKITFGAVNSEVDIRISETQSLVAIITNDSASQLGLEQGAEVIALVKASWVLLSPDTDIVTSARNKLTGTVSRIAQGAVNSDVTLDLGGGKSVSAVITNTSLNELGLRQDDPACAFFKASSVILMADI; this comes from the coding sequence ATGCCAAACCGCAATCTTTCAAAATTACATGGCACGTTATTGCTGTTAAATGAAGAGCAACAGTCATTCGCAGATGCTCAGATTCTGTTATTGCAGGCGATCCATGAATGCGGCTCTATTTCCAAGGCAGCTAAACAAATCGGCATTAGTTATAAAACAGCCTGGGATAGAATCGATGCGATGAATAATATGTCGGGTCAGCCCCTTGTGGTGCGATCGGTTGGCGGTGCGCAGGGCGGTGGTACTGCCTTAACGTCATTAGGTAAGCAAACTGTCGCCGGGTTCATTGCTGTGCAGGCGGAGCTGGATGCCTTTATCCAACGCATTGGTGCACAGTTGCATTCAATAGAAGATTTAGCGAATTTTGTCAGGAGTGGTTTTGTGAAAACCAGTGCCAGAAATCAGTTTCGCGGTGAAGTCAGTAAAATCACTTTCGGCGCCGTTAACTCAGAAGTAGACATCCGCATCAGCGAAACGCAATCTCTAGTTGCGATCATTACCAATGACAGTGCCAGTCAATTAGGTTTGGAGCAGGGGGCCGAAGTCATAGCGTTAGTGAAAGCCTCCTGGGTGCTACTCAGTCCGGATACGGATATTGTCACCAGTGCACGAAATAAATTAACAGGCACGGTGTCGCGCATTGCTCAAGGCGCAGTTAACTCTGATGTAACGTTGGATTTAGGTGGCGGGAAATCCGTCAGCGCCGTTATAACCAACACCAGCCTGAATGAGCTGGGGTTACGACAAGACGATCCGGCGTGCGCATTTTTCAAAGCATCCAGCGTCATTTTGATGGCCGATATTTAG
- a CDS encoding DUF4892 domain-containing protein produces MNKILIGLLGFGLIMASWQGFAQTTEVIFQDTKVVKQAEQADRHYMLPLGRVKLDRVAGRNIPAKYKRLQGQFSSTVWELTSDVPLEEAEQQVRLFLESPRYEILFECQSRDCGDSFSWANSVFEQPILYGTDRNQFLWSVKDAGSRRYHTFYLVQRPNGRRYFYEEILFVPELVLDAHIIREHLQRAGRINLGELVVMDGKADVSAVMERIKPHLAQIKPELLVIHRHGKMLEVEFKAELEAALKKAELDSVRVEDVGNRAPQPDAAGPAWVDWVNADWVP; encoded by the coding sequence ATGAATAAAATCCTTATAGGACTGCTAGGTTTTGGGTTAATTATGGCCAGTTGGCAAGGGTTTGCACAAACAACCGAGGTGATTTTTCAGGATACGAAAGTCGTAAAACAAGCAGAACAGGCCGATCGTCATTATATGTTACCCCTGGGGAGAGTGAAGCTGGATCGTGTCGCGGGACGAAATATCCCGGCTAAGTATAAACGCCTGCAAGGCCAGTTTTCGTCAACCGTATGGGAGCTTACCAGTGATGTTCCGCTGGAAGAAGCTGAGCAGCAAGTCCGATTGTTCCTTGAAAGCCCCCGTTACGAGATCCTGTTCGAATGTCAAAGCCGGGACTGCGGTGATAGCTTTTCCTGGGCTAATTCTGTTTTTGAGCAGCCGATTTTGTACGGCACTGACCGCAACCAATTTCTGTGGTCGGTCAAGGATGCCGGTAGTCGCCGTTATCACACCTTTTATTTGGTGCAGCGCCCCAATGGACGCAGGTACTTCTATGAAGAAATACTGTTTGTTCCGGAACTTGTGTTGGATGCCCATATTATCCGGGAACATTTACAAAGAGCTGGCAGAATCAACCTCGGTGAGCTGGTGGTCATGGACGGCAAGGCCGATGTTTCCGCTGTAATGGAACGAATTAAGCCTCACTTGGCACAGATAAAGCCTGAGCTGCTGGTGATTCACAGACACGGCAAAATGCTAGAGGTGGAGTTCAAGGCGGAGCTGGAAGCGGCATTGAAAAAAGCAGAATTGGATTCCGTTAGGGTTGAAGACGTAGGAAACCGGGCGCCTCAACCGGATGCAGCGGGACCTGCCTGGGTCGATTGGGTCAATGCGGATTGGGTTCCTTAG
- a CDS encoding SDR family oxidoreductase — protein MERSVTKRVLITGGASGLGKSLATYFLSQGHHVCIVDVNDERGKQALESFSATGTQGEVFFQRCDVTKADDLQAAVNAVTDRWGGLDVMVNNAGVAGGGPFDWVSNEDWQWIMDINFFGVLRGCQAAVPIMKEQGSGHIVNIASMAGLLNPPGMSSYNVSKAAVVSLSETLVAELEPFGIGVTCVCPSFFKTNLGESMRSPDESTSDNLAKLMDNSDELSAEDIAKMIHDAVQNKGFLLMPHDKARAAWEYKQQDLDGHLKIQLKLARSVKDRAKPKSRP, from the coding sequence GTGGAGCGTTCTGTAACTAAACGGGTTCTAATCACCGGTGGGGCCAGCGGCCTGGGAAAATCACTAGCGACTTATTTCTTATCCCAGGGCCATCACGTCTGTATCGTTGACGTCAACGACGAACGAGGCAAACAGGCTCTCGAATCATTCAGCGCCACTGGCACTCAAGGTGAGGTGTTTTTCCAACGCTGTGACGTCACCAAAGCGGACGATCTGCAAGCAGCCGTAAATGCCGTAACTGACCGCTGGGGCGGCCTGGATGTCATGGTGAACAATGCCGGTGTCGCCGGTGGTGGTCCGTTCGACTGGGTTAGCAATGAAGATTGGCAATGGATAATGGACATCAATTTCTTCGGCGTACTGCGGGGGTGTCAGGCGGCGGTTCCGATAATGAAAGAACAGGGCAGCGGCCACATTGTCAACATCGCATCGATGGCTGGCTTGTTGAACCCTCCAGGAATGAGCAGTTATAACGTATCCAAGGCCGCCGTGGTTTCGTTGTCTGAAACCTTAGTCGCCGAATTGGAACCCTTCGGCATCGGCGTGACCTGCGTGTGCCCTTCCTTCTTTAAAACCAATCTGGGCGAGTCCATGCGATCCCCTGATGAATCCACTAGCGACAATCTAGCAAAGCTGATGGACAACTCTGACGAATTAAGCGCAGAGGATATCGCCAAAATGATTCACGATGCGGTTCAGAACAAGGGCTTTTTGCTAATGCCTCACGATAAAGCGCGTGCGGCATGGGAATATAAACAACAGGATCTTGACGGCCATCTGAAAATCCAACTGAAGCTGGCCCGCAGTGTCAAAGATCGGGCAAAACCCAAAAGTCGCCCTTAA
- a CDS encoding DUF6986 family protein, whose translation MKLTLSDSDTQTILAKLATSNQLHSSLYPGDSSDRQQVHTVYGGANLFKAGAAQKLGSLAVKALNTYAGDFCSLARILQLHGFESLPLTHAEAVKLGEAVAANPAQMKEANPAAWLAYTVYDRVMKKLEREPIEDSRIDFEDGYGNRPDDEEDADAVRSAEQVAQGMEEKTLPPFIGIRIKTFTEECRARSVRTLDLFLTRLAELTSSKLPDNFIITLPKVTHPEQVSALADLLDIIEEKCGYAAQSIKLEIMIETTQAIIDADGSNQVRVLAAAARGRCRSAIFGTYDYTATCNITAAYQTHTHPASDFARHVLQVSCAGTGITISDGATTVMPIGPHKGELSTQQQLENAAVVHSAWKLHYDNIMHSLRHAYYQGWDLNPAQLPIRYAAVYSFFLQGLPDASKRLEAFIGKAAQATLVGNTFDDAATGQGLLNFFLRGIACGAITEEEAVATGITMDELRSRSFVHIVSNRAHG comes from the coding sequence ATGAAATTGACACTATCCGACTCAGACACCCAAACCATCCTCGCCAAATTGGCGACTTCCAATCAACTTCACAGCAGCCTTTATCCGGGTGATTCGTCAGACCGCCAACAGGTTCATACGGTCTATGGCGGTGCCAACCTGTTCAAAGCCGGTGCAGCCCAAAAGCTGGGTAGTTTAGCTGTCAAAGCGCTGAATACCTATGCAGGTGATTTTTGCTCCCTGGCCCGGATTCTTCAGCTCCACGGCTTTGAATCGTTACCACTGACCCATGCAGAAGCGGTTAAACTCGGGGAAGCGGTGGCAGCCAATCCAGCACAAATGAAAGAAGCCAATCCGGCTGCCTGGTTGGCCTATACGGTTTATGATCGGGTGATGAAGAAACTTGAACGAGAGCCAATCGAAGATAGCCGCATCGATTTTGAAGACGGCTACGGTAACCGACCAGACGATGAAGAAGACGCTGACGCGGTGCGTAGCGCTGAGCAAGTAGCCCAGGGCATGGAAGAAAAAACCCTGCCGCCCTTTATTGGTATTCGCATTAAAACCTTCACTGAAGAATGCCGTGCCCGTTCCGTGCGTACTCTTGATTTATTCCTTACGCGGTTGGCGGAATTGACCTCAAGTAAATTGCCGGATAATTTTATTATCACTCTGCCCAAGGTCACTCATCCTGAGCAGGTATCGGCGCTGGCCGATCTATTGGACATCATTGAAGAGAAATGCGGTTACGCAGCACAATCCATCAAACTGGAAATCATGATTGAGACCACGCAGGCGATCATTGACGCTGATGGCTCCAATCAGGTGCGGGTATTAGCGGCCGCCGCTCGTGGTCGTTGCCGTTCGGCGATCTTCGGAACCTACGATTACACGGCCACCTGCAATATTACCGCAGCTTACCAGACACACACCCACCCTGCTTCCGATTTTGCACGTCATGTTCTGCAGGTTTCTTGTGCGGGAACCGGCATCACGATCAGTGATGGTGCAACCACAGTCATGCCGATCGGTCCCCACAAAGGCGAACTTTCCACGCAACAACAGCTTGAAAACGCGGCTGTGGTGCATTCTGCATGGAAATTGCATTACGACAACATTATGCACTCTTTGCGTCATGCCTATTACCAGGGCTGGGATCTGAACCCAGCTCAGCTACCGATTCGCTACGCGGCGGTTTACAGCTTCTTTCTGCAAGGATTACCGGACGCATCGAAACGTCTGGAAGCCTTTATCGGAAAAGCAGCACAAGCTACGCTGGTTGGTAATACCTTTGACGATGCTGCAACAGGGCAAGGCTTACTGAACTTCTTCCTGCGTGGGATTGCCTGTGGCGCCATAACCGAGGAAGAAGCCGTGGCCACCGGTATCACAATGGATGAGCTTCGATCTCGATCCTTCGTGCACATTGTTTCCAACCGGGCACACGGTTAA
- a CDS encoding acyl-CoA dehydrogenase family protein, with product MSSAIEQARSLIDLAQTSLNSALSHLKAGALDNGRVSGSKLDEKQLACYELAYCEAEVTAANVMLDYSQKVRADKGGSDELRIEEALALQYSAETLQNTRARFNTRRGDYGFSREQLAKTLDSDTVDDFINLYLSTEKLEAVGKTILNNEGYVGEYMLDDEKAMMRDSFRAFASDVVMPLAEHIHTKDLDIPDEILKPLVELGCFGLSIPMQYGGIQPDDSEDNLGMIVVTEELSRGSLGAAGSLITRPEIMARALLKGGTEDQKQYWLPKLAQAEPLNAVAVTEPNFGSDVASMKLKATQVAGGWVLDGEKTWCTFAGKAGVLLTLARTNPDMKSGHKGLTMFLVEKPTFPGHAFAHEQENGGTITGKAIPTMGYRGMHSFTVFFDNYFVPDSHVLGGNEGIGKGFYFTMAGFAGGRIQTAARATGVMQAAFERALSYSKERVVFGKAIGEYQLTLVKIARMAMLLAVSRQFTYHVARLMDEGQGQMEASLVKLASCKSSEWLCREAMQIHGGMGYAEESPVSRYFIDSRVLSIFEGAEETLALKVIAKALIERAA from the coding sequence ATGTCGTCAGCCATCGAACAAGCACGATCCTTAATTGATCTTGCTCAAACGTCGTTGAATTCCGCACTCAGCCACCTGAAGGCGGGTGCCTTGGATAACGGTCGTGTGTCTGGATCCAAGCTGGATGAGAAGCAATTGGCCTGTTATGAATTAGCTTACTGTGAAGCTGAAGTTACAGCGGCCAATGTCATGCTGGACTACAGCCAGAAAGTGCGGGCAGATAAGGGCGGAAGCGATGAATTGCGCATAGAAGAAGCCTTGGCCCTACAATACAGTGCAGAAACTTTGCAAAATACCCGCGCCCGCTTCAACACACGCCGTGGGGATTATGGGTTCAGCCGCGAACAACTGGCAAAAACGCTGGATAGCGATACGGTGGACGACTTCATTAATCTGTATCTGTCCACCGAAAAACTGGAAGCTGTCGGTAAAACGATATTGAACAATGAAGGTTACGTCGGCGAGTACATGCTCGACGATGAAAAAGCAATGATGCGGGATTCGTTCCGCGCCTTCGCTTCCGACGTAGTCATGCCCCTAGCAGAACACATTCACACCAAAGACCTGGATATCCCCGATGAAATACTCAAACCATTAGTTGAATTGGGCTGCTTTGGTCTGTCAATCCCCATGCAGTACGGTGGTATTCAGCCCGACGACAGCGAAGACAATCTAGGCATGATCGTGGTGACTGAGGAACTCTCTCGTGGCTCTCTCGGCGCAGCTGGCAGCTTAATCACCCGTCCTGAAATAATGGCCCGTGCGCTATTAAAAGGCGGCACTGAAGACCAGAAGCAATACTGGTTACCCAAATTAGCGCAGGCCGAGCCTCTCAATGCCGTTGCGGTAACGGAACCCAATTTCGGTTCGGACGTGGCGTCGATGAAGTTAAAAGCCACGCAGGTGGCAGGCGGCTGGGTACTGGATGGTGAAAAAACCTGGTGTACCTTTGCCGGTAAAGCCGGTGTGTTGCTGACTCTGGCACGCACCAACCCTGATATGAAGTCGGGTCATAAAGGATTGACGATGTTCTTGGTGGAAAAACCCACTTTTCCTGGTCATGCCTTTGCTCATGAGCAGGAGAACGGCGGCACCATCACTGGAAAAGCCATACCCACCATGGGCTATCGTGGCATGCACTCGTTCACCGTGTTTTTCGATAACTACTTTGTGCCGGATTCTCATGTTTTGGGCGGTAACGAAGGCATTGGCAAGGGCTTCTATTTCACCATGGCGGGCTTTGCCGGTGGCCGTATCCAAACCGCGGCCCGCGCAACCGGCGTTATGCAAGCCGCCTTTGAACGCGCACTTTCCTATTCAAAAGAACGGGTTGTGTTCGGCAAAGCGATTGGCGAATATCAGCTCACTCTTGTGAAAATTGCTCGAATGGCAATGCTACTGGCGGTGTCTCGGCAATTCACCTATCACGTGGCACGACTGATGGACGAAGGACAGGGCCAGATGGAAGCCAGCCTGGTGAAACTTGCCTCTTGCAAATCCTCAGAATGGTTATGCCGCGAAGCAATGCAAATCCATGGCGGT